Proteins encoded in a region of the Pseudothermotoga elfii DSM 9442 = NBRC 107921 genome:
- a CDS encoding ArsB/NhaD family transporter: MNISLVVLITVFTLIAMRKFRNVTLKIWQIMSVAALFLVATNQISPVDAVMSINFDVVVFLVGMFIIGEAMRESGYLGYLSCTIFGKVKTVNGLIFMVIFISGFLSALLTNDTIAVVGTPLMIHLSKRNGINPKILLLSLAFGITTGSVMSPIGNPQNLLIALGSSMKSPFIAFAKYLFLPTILNMLFVYLVIRLIYGKFFKNLDLDHAADGLKDVDLAYLSRISMLILIGMIFARIIGTLLGKEFLELSYTSLIAATPVILFSKKRFKIIRSLDWETIMFFVSMFVVMKSVWNSGFFQRYISLINLSSIPHILSVSVIISQFISNVPFVVLFLTFFKNSNDLILSALAAGSTVAGNLTILGAASNVIIVQNAEKNGIHITFGEFFKPGIIITALNVVVYWIYLNLI, translated from the coding sequence ATGAATATATCTTTGGTTGTGCTTATAACAGTTTTTACACTCATAGCAATGAGAAAATTTAGAAATGTGACTTTGAAGATATGGCAAATAATGTCCGTAGCAGCATTGTTTTTGGTTGCCACAAACCAAATTTCGCCTGTAGACGCAGTTATGTCAATCAATTTTGATGTCGTAGTATTCCTTGTTGGTATGTTTATAATCGGGGAAGCAATGAGAGAAAGTGGATATCTGGGTTATTTGTCCTGCACCATTTTCGGTAAAGTGAAAACTGTGAACGGTTTGATCTTTATGGTTATCTTTATAAGCGGTTTTCTTTCCGCACTTTTGACAAATGATACGATAGCCGTTGTTGGAACGCCTCTTATGATACATCTTTCCAAAAGAAATGGGATTAATCCGAAGATTCTGTTACTTTCACTTGCTTTTGGTATAACTACCGGTAGTGTAATGAGTCCAATAGGAAATCCTCAAAATCTCCTTATCGCACTTGGTAGTTCCATGAAAAGTCCGTTTATTGCTTTCGCAAAATATCTTTTTCTGCCAACGATTTTGAATATGCTGTTTGTTTATTTGGTTATCAGATTAATTTATGGAAAATTTTTCAAAAATTTAGACTTAGACCATGCTGCAGATGGACTTAAAGATGTTGACCTGGCATATCTTTCCAGAATTTCTATGCTAATTCTTATCGGGATGATATTTGCCAGGATTATTGGAACTCTTCTCGGAAAGGAATTTTTAGAACTGAGTTATACTTCTCTCATAGCAGCTACACCAGTTATTCTGTTCAGCAAGAAAAGATTTAAGATCATTCGCTCTCTCGATTGGGAAACAATTATGTTTTTTGTTTCGATGTTTGTGGTTATGAAATCTGTCTGGAACAGTGGTTTTTTCCAGAGATATATTTCTCTGATTAATCTTTCCAGCATACCTCACATACTTTCTGTTAGTGTGATCATCAGCCAGTTCATATCTAATGTCCCGTTTGTGGTTCTTTTCTTAACATTCTTCAAAAACTCAAATGATCTGATTTTGAGCGCACTTGCTGCCGGAAGTACGGTTGCTGGAAATCTAACTATTCTTGGTGCCGCGAGCAACGTTATAATTGTCCAAAATGCTGAGAAGAATGGTATTCATATAACATTCGGCGAGTTTTTTAAGCCAGGAATAATAATAACTGCCCTCAATGTGGTTGTTTACTGGATTTACCTGAATCTGATTTGA
- a CDS encoding ABC transporter ATP-binding protein codes for MVEVLNLKAGYRFRKKVVKAVNNVTLRIYDEDFLGIAGESGCGKSTLVLAMLRLLKSPGYIESGKVIINGINIFELSDEALSKVRWKEFSFVPQSSMNSLNPVMKIKDQIADAVIRHTRVSKHDAYRTVEKVLQLVGIPVDRMDSYPHQLSGGMRQRVVIAMALSLSPKLIVFDEPTTALDVVVQRSILEKIFELQREKRFSSIFVTHDISLLLEISRHIAIMYAGEIVEYGGTAAVYENPLHPYTRGLIVAVPSISGQIKEYKSIPGRPPDLSEHITGCPFYERCDFRKKICFHEHPEYKEVDRGRWVSCHLY; via the coding sequence ATGGTGGAGGTTTTAAATCTTAAAGCAGGCTATCGATTTAGAAAAAAAGTGGTTAAGGCGGTTAATAACGTTACTTTAAGGATATACGATGAAGATTTTTTGGGTATTGCGGGTGAATCTGGTTGTGGAAAATCCACGCTTGTTTTAGCTATGTTGAGACTGTTAAAGAGTCCGGGGTATATTGAGTCTGGAAAGGTTATAATTAACGGGATTAACATATTCGAACTGTCCGATGAAGCCCTTTCTAAGGTTCGTTGGAAGGAGTTTTCTTTTGTTCCACAGAGCTCGATGAACTCACTCAATCCGGTTATGAAAATAAAGGATCAAATAGCCGATGCGGTGATTCGTCATACCAGAGTGAGTAAACACGATGCCTATAGAACAGTTGAAAAGGTTTTGCAATTAGTAGGTATTCCTGTGGATCGCATGGATAGTTACCCTCATCAACTTTCTGGGGGCATGCGACAGAGGGTTGTTATAGCGATGGCTCTATCACTTTCACCAAAATTGATAGTTTTCGATGAGCCAACCACAGCTCTCGATGTAGTTGTACAGAGAAGCATTCTGGAAAAAATCTTTGAACTTCAGAGAGAGAAGAGGTTTTCATCTATTTTTGTCACACATGATATATCGTTGCTGCTCGAAATATCCAGGCATATAGCTATAATGTATGCCGGAGAAATAGTGGAATATGGGGGTACAGCTGCGGTATACGAAAATCCCCTTCATCCATACACCAGAGGTTTGATTGTAGCTGTACCGAGTATTTCTGGACAGATAAAAGAATACAAAAGTATCCCAGGAAGACCGCCAGATCTCTCAGAACACATAACCGGATGCCCTTTTTATGAACGATGTGATTTTAGAAAGAAAATATGCTTTCATGAGCATCCTGAGTACAAAGAGGTTGACCGAGGCAGGTGGGTTTCTTGTCATCTGTACTGA
- a CDS encoding ABC transporter ATP-binding protein — protein sequence MGFLSSVLTANEIVKNFTVRKGFKIHKVHALRRVNLKLEQGEILSIVGESGSGKTTFLRIVARIYTHDSGRLFVLGRELCRKMSRSEELEYRKNVQMIFQDPFSALNPVKKIRQFLKRPLEIFKISGVEERLGEVLREVELPLDSLDKYPHELSGGQRQRVVIARSIITKPKIILADEPTSMLDVSIKASILNLLLRLRDDYEISMIHVTHDLASAKYISDRIAVMYAGQIVEEGNAQQIVDNPLHPYTKLLRSAAPDPDRSGLKLGETGEPPDLISPPEGCSFRMRCPYARKECSTFTGTVQIDERKVSCVLYM from the coding sequence GTGGGTTTCTTGTCATCTGTACTGACAGCTAATGAGATTGTCAAAAACTTTACCGTTAGAAAAGGATTTAAGATTCATAAAGTTCACGCACTGAGGCGGGTAAATCTTAAATTAGAGCAGGGAGAAATATTATCAATTGTTGGTGAAAGCGGTTCTGGCAAGACCACTTTTTTGAGAATTGTTGCAAGGATTTATACACATGATTCTGGTAGGTTGTTTGTACTTGGCAGAGAGCTCTGCAGAAAAATGTCAAGATCTGAAGAACTTGAATATAGAAAAAATGTCCAGATGATTTTCCAAGACCCTTTTTCAGCATTGAATCCTGTTAAAAAAATAAGGCAATTTCTTAAAAGGCCACTTGAGATATTTAAAATATCAGGTGTTGAAGAGCGTTTGGGAGAAGTACTCAGAGAAGTTGAATTACCACTTGATTCTCTTGATAAATACCCGCACGAATTATCTGGTGGCCAGAGACAGAGAGTTGTAATTGCAAGGTCAATTATAACAAAGCCAAAAATAATTCTTGCCGATGAACCGACTTCGATGCTTGATGTATCAATAAAGGCATCAATTCTCAATTTATTGTTGAGATTGCGCGATGATTATGAGATCTCGATGATCCACGTCACACATGATTTGGCATCGGCGAAGTATATTTCGGATCGGATAGCCGTTATGTATGCTGGCCAGATTGTTGAAGAAGGAAATGCCCAGCAGATTGTTGACAATCCTCTTCATCCATATACAAAATTGCTGAGATCAGCAGCACCAGATCCAGATAGATCAGGTTTAAAGCTGGGAGAGACGGGCGAACCCCCGGATTTGATATCCCCCCCTGAAGGATGCTCTTTTAGAATGAGGTGTCCGTATGCCAGAAAAGAATGCTCGACTTTCACGGGGACCGTTCAAATTGATGAAAGGAAAGTAAGTTGCGTTTTGTACATGTGA
- a CDS encoding ABC transporter permease, producing MNIKTWIGAGIILFFLTIALLAPYIAPYNPNDIVDLPYEKPSKLHFLGTDRLGRDIFSQLIHGTRLSLLIGILTGFLMTGISTFFGMTSGYYGGIVDRILSTITDVFLVIPGIPLMIVISSYIRVRSFWTVIIVIALTGWGGGARVIRSQMLSMKNREFVTAAKIIGEKNIRIVFFEIFPNMLSLIASNFFGSVLYAIIGEASLSFLGLGDVSRISWGTMLYWAQSANALLNGMWAWVLAPGLSIVLLGTAFALLNFSLDEMTNPRLRGR from the coding sequence TTGAATATTAAAACATGGATTGGCGCTGGCATAATACTATTTTTTCTAACAATAGCTTTACTTGCTCCGTATATAGCTCCTTATAATCCTAACGATATTGTTGATCTACCCTATGAAAAACCATCTAAACTGCATTTCCTTGGAACAGATAGATTGGGTAGAGATATTTTTTCACAGCTCATTCACGGAACGAGGCTTTCACTGTTGATAGGCATTTTGACAGGATTTTTAATGACGGGGATATCTACCTTTTTTGGCATGACATCAGGTTATTACGGCGGAATAGTTGATCGGATTCTTTCGACAATAACTGACGTGTTTCTGGTCATACCGGGTATTCCGTTGATGATTGTAATTTCTTCATATATAAGGGTGAGAAGTTTCTGGACAGTTATCATAGTGATTGCATTAACTGGCTGGGGTGGCGGAGCAAGAGTAATAAGATCACAGATGCTTTCAATGAAAAATAGAGAATTTGTAACGGCAGCAAAAATAATAGGCGAGAAAAACATCAGAATAGTGTTTTTCGAGATATTTCCAAACATGCTGTCATTGATAGCTTCGAACTTTTTTGGTTCTGTGCTGTACGCCATTATTGGAGAAGCGTCGTTGTCATTCCTTGGGCTTGGTGATGTAAGTAGAATCTCATGGGGTACAATGCTTTACTGGGCTCAAAGTGCTAATGCACTGTTGAACGGTATGTGGGCCTGGGTTCTTGCTCCGGGATTGTCTATAGTTCTTCTTGGAACAGCATTTGCTCTTTTGAATTTTTCACTGGACGAGATGACTAACCCAAGACTCAGAGGGCGCTGA